A window from Funiculus sociatus GB2-C1 encodes these proteins:
- the infC gene encoding translation initiation factor IF-3 — protein MPVIEKRRTRDLPQINERIRFPQIRVIDTDGTQLGIMAPNEALRIAEEKELDLVLLSDKAEPPVCRIMNYGKYKFEQEKKAREAKKNQHTADVKEVKMRYKIEEHDYQVRVNQAERFLKSGDKVKATITFRGREIQHSDLAEELLQRMATDLQELAEVQQAPKKEGRNMMMLLSPKK, from the coding sequence ATGCCTGTGATTGAAAAAAGACGCACGCGCGATCTACCCCAAATCAACGAAAGAATTCGCTTTCCCCAAATTCGTGTCATTGATACCGATGGCACGCAGTTGGGTATTATGGCACCGAATGAGGCTCTACGCATTGCCGAAGAAAAAGAGCTGGATCTCGTTTTGCTGAGCGACAAGGCAGAGCCACCCGTTTGCCGGATTATGAACTACGGCAAGTATAAGTTCGAGCAAGAGAAAAAAGCGCGGGAAGCCAAGAAAAATCAGCATACGGCGGATGTCAAGGAAGTGAAGATGCGCTACAAGATTGAGGAGCATGACTATCAAGTGCGCGTCAATCAAGCCGAGCGCTTTCTGAAGTCGGGAGATAAGGTTAAAGCTACGATTACCTTTCGAGGTCGAGAAATTCAACACAGCGATTTGGCCGAGGAACTGCTGCAACGGATGGCGACAGATTTGCAGGAATTGGCGGAAGTGCAGCAAGCTCCCAAAAAAGAAGGTCGCAACATGATGATGCTGCTGTCTCCAAAAAAATAG